One Vicugna pacos chromosome X, VicPac4, whole genome shotgun sequence DNA window includes the following coding sequences:
- the LOC116277284 gene encoding uncharacterized protein has product MRTGAHPTPAGGGKPAGGVSPDFLTSRQGSPEGAGSRGLRRSSAASAEAHSLSDSTCDMEPPPQSSRDAAADAAAGSLSPGVDEERGEALEAQPAESSAPGEGGEERQPPEAAVEALVVVPQRVPRPAFTPLQMQELEGIFLHTPYLSPHVRQDLARRMGVTEAKLQVWFKNRRAKWRRQQRALSLRSERPVLLASPVVVGLGGPSGDMLFREQHCTCVPVEPPPLGPFLGPPVPPLPALQPLPPVPPAQPLPPVPPAQPLPPVPPVQPFPPFPSLPPEFLPPVPWGSPPLLPCGCPHGGWLGPLQSVLLL; this is encoded by the exons ATGCGCACTGGAGCCCACCCAACCCCAGCAGGCGGCGGGAAGCCCGCAGGGGGAGTCTCACCAGACTTCCTGACCAGCCGCCAGGGGAGCCCTGAAGGTGCCGGGAGCCGAGGTCTCAGGAGATCGAGCGCAGCCTCCGCTGAAGCGCACAGCCTCTCGGACAGCACTTGCGACATGGAGCCTCCGCCTCAGAGCAGCCGCGATGCCGCTGCCGATGCGGCTGCCGGCTCCCTCAGCCCGGGGGTCGACGAGGAGCGGGGAGAGGCGCTCG AAGCGCAGCCCGCGGAGAGCTCGGCTCCCGGAGAGGGGGGAGAGGAGCGGCAGCCCCCGGAGGCCGCCGTCGAGGCTCTCGTGGTCGTGCCGCAGCGGGTGCCCCGCCCCGCGTTCACGCCTTTGCAGATGCAGGAGCTGGAGGGCATTTTCCTGCACACTCCGTACCTCAGCCCGCACGTGCG CCAGGATCTTGCAAGACGCATGGGAGTGACTGAAGCCAAACTGCAG GTTTGGTTTAAGAACAGAAGGGCCAAGTGGAGGAGACAGCAGAGGGCATTAAGCTTGAGAAGCGAGCGCCCCGTGCTCCTGGCTTCCCCTGTCGTCGTAGGCTTGGGGGGACCCTCCGGTGACATGCTTTTCCGGGAGCAGCATTGCACGTGCGTTCCTGTGGAGCCACCGCCGCTGGGGCCGTTTCTGGGGCCGCCCGTGCCGCCCCTGccagccctgcagcccctgccGCCCGTGCCACCTGCGCAGCCCCTGCCGCCCGTGCCACCTGCGCAGCCCCTGCCGCCCGTGCCACCGGTGcagcccttccctcctttcccgtCCTTGCCGCCTGAGTTCTTGCCTCCTGTGCCCTGGGGTTCTCCACCTCTTCTTCCCTGTGGCTGCCCTCACGGGGGGTGGCTTGGTCCCCTCCAATCGGTGCTGCTTCTGTAG